One part of the Sesamum indicum cultivar Zhongzhi No. 13 linkage group LG14, S_indicum_v1.0, whole genome shotgun sequence genome encodes these proteins:
- the LOC105176974 gene encoding protein yippee-like At5g53940, translated as MGRIFVVDLEGRTYRCKFCKTHLALADELVSRAFHCRRGKAYLFNNVVNITFGPHEERMMLSGVHTVADIFCCCCGQIVGWKYEAAHEKSQKYKEGKFVLERGRIMDGVDSEFYIDTRPSTSDAEDA; from the exons ATGGGCAGAATATTTGTGGTGGATCTGGAAGGCAGAACCTACAGATGCAAATTCTGCAAAACCCATTTAGCTCTTGCTGATGAACTCGTTTCCAGG GCATTTCACTGCCGCAGGGGGAAGGCCTACCTGTTTAACAATGT AGTGAATATCACATTCGGACCTCATGAGGAGAGGATGATGCTTTCTGGAGTGCACACGGTAGCGGATATATTTTGCTGCTGTTGTGGGCAAATAGTTGGCTGGAAATAC GAGGCTGCACATGAGAAGAGCCAGAAATATAAAGAAGGAAAGTTCGTTCTTGAAAG AGGGAGGATTATGGATGGAGTCGACTCagaattttatattgataCCCGCCCTTCTACAAGTGATGCTGAAGATGCATag
- the LOC105176976 gene encoding germinal center kinase 1 isoform X1, protein MEDAAALLEASGSRFCDLELIGRGSFGDVYRGFDKELKKEIAIKVIDLEESEDEIEDIQKEIAVLSECRSPYITEYYCSYLRQTKLWIVMEYMAGGSVADLIQPNQPLDEGSIACIIRDLLHAIEYLHNEGKIHRDIKAANILLTENGDVKVADFGVSAQLTRTISRRKTFVGTPFWMAPEVIQNAEGYNEKADIWSLGITVIEMAKGEPPLADLHPMRVLFIIPRENPPQLDEHFSRPMKEFVALCLRKNPAERPSAKELLKHRFIKNARKSPKLLERISRERPKFQINEETQDGPTPSAEATGTIKVVRQLGVEDTIRASSQATSLRNTGWDFSIGASGSTGTVRSAKPPQVRERKPEVPLNQSTSKVLDSGNQRSSASGTMLHTSSEFSMRKDANHQTKQENYHEDEDVSGTGTVVVRSPRAVKVSPLSSSQSSMSSSMYVSAEDASISGTVVFRGEHEDSDSPRTPKSRLGLQERTFTAYLEDSEANLAEAKAAIQGGRKANIRERPSPINKVSRDVQESRRVEHPTRSSDSSRYSRDYFDAQRAFSRSHHASDDVDNSRSATAFSAPLSVLLIPSLKDAIADDSRGSVFKIVSKSLTDMEHVKPGSSEVFVTKLLQQLASSKEGSLKDLQELAARIFVKGKVETPVTSAEAESKRKQPPKELSSNASMSPLARFLLSRWQGHASRDLNS, encoded by the exons GGAGGATGAGATAGAGGACATCCAGAAG GAAATTGCGGTTCTTTCAGAATGTCGATCTCCATATATTACAGAGTATTATTGTTCTTATTTGCGCCAAACTAAACTGTGGATAGTCATGGAGTACATGGCTGGTGGTTCTGTTGCTGATCTG ATTCAGCCTAACCAACCACTGGATGAAGGTTCCATAGCTTGTATAATACGTGATTTACTCCATGCAATTGAGTATCTCCACAATGAGGGAAAAATTCATCGAGATATTAAAG CGGCAAACATTTTGTTGACAGAGAATGGTGATGTTAAG GTAGCAGATTTTGGTGTTTCTGCTCAATTAACTCGGACAATTTCAAGAAGAAAG ACTTTTGTAGGAACACCATTCTGGATGGCTCCAGAAGTAATTCAAAACGCTGAAGGATACAATGAGAAG GCAGATATATGGTCTTTGGGGATAACTGTAATCGAGATGGCAAAAGGAGAACCTCCTCTTGCTGATCTCCATCCTATGAGAGTGCTTTTCATCATTCCCCGAGAAAATCCACCGCAG CTAGATGAGCATTTCTCTCGTCCTATGAAAGAATTTGTCGCTCTGTGTTTGAGGAAGAATCCAGCAGAG AGACCAAGTGCAAAGGAACTTCTTAAGCACCGTTTTATCAAAAATGCTAGAAAGAGCCCAAAGCTTTTGGAAAGAATCAG TAGAGAGCGTCCCAAGTTTCAAATAAATGAAGAGACACAAGATGGTCCAACCCCATCAGCGGAAGCAACTGGAACCATTAAGGTGGTTAGACAGTTGGGAGTAGAAGACACCATTCGAGCAAG TAGTCAGGCCACAAGCCTTCGGAATACTGGATGGGACTTCAGTATTGGTGCATCAGGCAGCACTGGAACTGTTCGAAGTGCGAAACCACCTCAGGTAAGAGAAAGGAAGCCTGAGGTCCCATTAAATCAATCTACCTCCAAGGTATTAGATAGTGGTAACCAGCGCTCTTCTGCTTCTGGAACTATGCTTCATACTTCATCAGAGTTCTCTATGAGGAAAGATGCTAACCATCAAACCAAGCAAGAAAATTATCATGAAGAT GAAGATGTGAGTGGTACAGGAACTGTTGTCGTACGGTCTCCAAGAGCTGTTAAGGTTTCCCCCCTGTCCAGCAGCCAAAGTTCCATG TCTAGCAGCATGTATGTGTCTGCTGAAGATGCTTCCATCAGTGGCACTGTTGTTTTTCGAGGAGAGCATGAAGATTCAGATTCTCCTAGAACTCCAAAGTCCAGGCTGGGGCTTCAAGAGAGAACTTTTACTGCATATCTTGAGGACAGTGAAGCGAACCTTGCAGAG GCCAAGGCAGCAATTCAAGGAGGAAGAAAAGCAAACATTAGGGAAAGGCCTTCTCCGATAAACAAGGTCAGCAGAGATGTGCAAGAGAGCAGAAGAGTGGAACACCCCACAAGAAGCTCTGATTCATCTAG ATATTCTCGTGATTATTTTGATGCGCAAAGAGCATTTTCAAGATCGCACCATGCAAGTGATGATGTGGACAATTCAAGGAGTGCAACAGCTTTTTCTGCCCCCTTATCAGTTCTTCTAATCCCTTCACTTAAAGAT GCAATTGCAGATGATTCAAGAGGATCAGTCTTTAAGATAGTATCCAAGTCTTTAACGGATATGGAGCATGTTAAGCCTGGATCTTCTGAAGTATTTGTCACCAAGTTGCTTCAGCAACTTGCAAG TTCCAAGGAAGGTTCTCTGAAGGACCTGCAGGAGCTAGCAGCCCGGATCTTTGTAAAGGGCAAGGTAGAGACACCGGTTACAAGTGCAGAGGCTGAAAGCAAAAGGAAGCAACCACCCAAGGAGCTTAGTTCAAATGCCAGTATGAGCCCACTTGCAAGGTTCCTACTCTCTAG ATGGCAAGGCCATGCTTCCAGAGATCTTAATTCTTGA
- the LOC105176973 gene encoding 30S ribosomal protein S20, chloroplastic isoform X2 has translation MAAAAMAHNVSCWGLPAKLKTLSLSDTRFTPLSFSSNASTVNLFSRVSVRPLQMSPNRLSIVCEAGTKTKADSAAKRARQAEKRRIYNKARKSEIRTRMKKVLEALEVLGKKADAQPEEVLPIEKLIAEAYSVIDKAVKVGTLHRNTGARRKSRLARRKKAVEIYHGWYAPAAAPAESA, from the exons ATGGCTGCTGCTGCAATGGCGCACAACGTGTCCTGTTGGGGGCTGCCGGCGAAGCTCAAGactctttctctctcagaCACTCGTTTCACGCCACTCAGCTTTTCCTCCAATGCTTCCACCGTGAATCTTTTCTCTAGAG TCTCGGTGCGCCCACTGCAGATGAGCCCTAATCGGCTTTCGATTGTGTGCGAAGCGGGGACTAAGACGAAGGCGGACTCGGCTGCGAAGAGGGCTCGCCAAGCTGAGAAGAGACGGATTTATAACAAAGCCCGGAAATCTGAAATCAGGACCCGGATGAAGAAG GTTCTGGAAGCGCTGGAAGTTCTTGGAAAGAAGGCAGATGCTCAACCGGAAGAAGTTCTTCCCATTGAAAAGCTAATTGCGGAAGCATATTCAGTCATTGATAAAGCTGTCAAGGTAGGAACACTCCACCGAAATACTGGGGCACGGAGAAAGTCCCGGCTAGCTAGAAGAAAGAAGGCAGTGGAGATTTACCATGGCTGGTATGCACCTGCGGCTGCTCCAGCAGAGTCGGCATAA
- the LOC105176976 gene encoding germinal center kinase 1 isoform X3, whose translation MEDAAALLEASGSRFCDLELIGRGSFGDVYRGFDKELKKEIAIKVIDLEESEDEIEDIQKEIAVLSECRSPYITEYYCSYLRQTKLWIVMEYMAGGSVADLIQPNQPLDEGSIACIIRDLLHAIEYLHNEGKIHRDIKAANILLTENGDVKVADFGVSAQLTRTISRRKTFVGTPFWMAPEVIQNAEGYNEKADIWSLGITVIEMAKGEPPLADLHPMRVLFIIPRENPPQLDEHFSRPMKEFVALCLRKNPAERPSAKELLKHRFIKNARKSPKLLERISRERPKFQINEETQDGPTPSAEATGTIKVVRQLGVEDTIRASSQATSLRNTGWDFSIGASGSTGTVRSAKPPQEDVSGTGTVVVRSPRAVKVSPLSSSQSSMSSSMYVSAEDASISGTVVFRGEHEDSDSPRTPKSRLGLQERTFTAYLEDSEANLAEAKAAIQGGRKANIRERPSPINKVSRDVQESRRVEHPTRSSDSSRYSRDYFDAQRAFSRSHHASDDVDNSRSATAFSAPLSVLLIPSLKDAIADDSRGSVFKIVSKSLTDMEHVKPGSSEVFVTKLLQQLASSKEGSLKDLQELAARIFVKGKVETPVTSAEAESKRKQPPKELSSNASMSPLARFLLSRWQGHASRDLNS comes from the exons GGAGGATGAGATAGAGGACATCCAGAAG GAAATTGCGGTTCTTTCAGAATGTCGATCTCCATATATTACAGAGTATTATTGTTCTTATTTGCGCCAAACTAAACTGTGGATAGTCATGGAGTACATGGCTGGTGGTTCTGTTGCTGATCTG ATTCAGCCTAACCAACCACTGGATGAAGGTTCCATAGCTTGTATAATACGTGATTTACTCCATGCAATTGAGTATCTCCACAATGAGGGAAAAATTCATCGAGATATTAAAG CGGCAAACATTTTGTTGACAGAGAATGGTGATGTTAAG GTAGCAGATTTTGGTGTTTCTGCTCAATTAACTCGGACAATTTCAAGAAGAAAG ACTTTTGTAGGAACACCATTCTGGATGGCTCCAGAAGTAATTCAAAACGCTGAAGGATACAATGAGAAG GCAGATATATGGTCTTTGGGGATAACTGTAATCGAGATGGCAAAAGGAGAACCTCCTCTTGCTGATCTCCATCCTATGAGAGTGCTTTTCATCATTCCCCGAGAAAATCCACCGCAG CTAGATGAGCATTTCTCTCGTCCTATGAAAGAATTTGTCGCTCTGTGTTTGAGGAAGAATCCAGCAGAG AGACCAAGTGCAAAGGAACTTCTTAAGCACCGTTTTATCAAAAATGCTAGAAAGAGCCCAAAGCTTTTGGAAAGAATCAG TAGAGAGCGTCCCAAGTTTCAAATAAATGAAGAGACACAAGATGGTCCAACCCCATCAGCGGAAGCAACTGGAACCATTAAGGTGGTTAGACAGTTGGGAGTAGAAGACACCATTCGAGCAAG TAGTCAGGCCACAAGCCTTCGGAATACTGGATGGGACTTCAGTATTGGTGCATCAGGCAGCACTGGAACTGTTCGAAGTGCGAAACCACCTCAG GAAGATGTGAGTGGTACAGGAACTGTTGTCGTACGGTCTCCAAGAGCTGTTAAGGTTTCCCCCCTGTCCAGCAGCCAAAGTTCCATG TCTAGCAGCATGTATGTGTCTGCTGAAGATGCTTCCATCAGTGGCACTGTTGTTTTTCGAGGAGAGCATGAAGATTCAGATTCTCCTAGAACTCCAAAGTCCAGGCTGGGGCTTCAAGAGAGAACTTTTACTGCATATCTTGAGGACAGTGAAGCGAACCTTGCAGAG GCCAAGGCAGCAATTCAAGGAGGAAGAAAAGCAAACATTAGGGAAAGGCCTTCTCCGATAAACAAGGTCAGCAGAGATGTGCAAGAGAGCAGAAGAGTGGAACACCCCACAAGAAGCTCTGATTCATCTAG ATATTCTCGTGATTATTTTGATGCGCAAAGAGCATTTTCAAGATCGCACCATGCAAGTGATGATGTGGACAATTCAAGGAGTGCAACAGCTTTTTCTGCCCCCTTATCAGTTCTTCTAATCCCTTCACTTAAAGAT GCAATTGCAGATGATTCAAGAGGATCAGTCTTTAAGATAGTATCCAAGTCTTTAACGGATATGGAGCATGTTAAGCCTGGATCTTCTGAAGTATTTGTCACCAAGTTGCTTCAGCAACTTGCAAG TTCCAAGGAAGGTTCTCTGAAGGACCTGCAGGAGCTAGCAGCCCGGATCTTTGTAAAGGGCAAGGTAGAGACACCGGTTACAAGTGCAGAGGCTGAAAGCAAAAGGAAGCAACCACCCAAGGAGCTTAGTTCAAATGCCAGTATGAGCCCACTTGCAAGGTTCCTACTCTCTAG ATGGCAAGGCCATGCTTCCAGAGATCTTAATTCTTGA
- the LOC105176976 gene encoding germinal center kinase 1 isoform X2, whose protein sequence is MEDAAALLEASGSRFCDLELIGRGSFGDVYRGFDKELKKEIAIKVIDLEESEDEIEDIQKEIAVLSECRSPYITEYYCSYLRQTKLWIVMEYMAGGSVADLIQPNQPLDEGSIACIIRDLLHAIEYLHNEGKIHRDIKAANILLTENGDVKVADFGVSAQLTRTISRRKTFVGTPFWMAPEVIQNAEGYNEKADIWSLGITVIEMAKGEPPLADLHPMRVLFIIPRENPPQLDEHFSRPMKEFVALCLRKNPAERPSAKELLKHRFIKNARKSPKLLERIRERPKFQINEETQDGPTPSAEATGTIKVVRQLGVEDTIRASSQATSLRNTGWDFSIGASGSTGTVRSAKPPQVRERKPEVPLNQSTSKVLDSGNQRSSASGTMLHTSSEFSMRKDANHQTKQENYHEDEDVSGTGTVVVRSPRAVKVSPLSSSQSSMSSSMYVSAEDASISGTVVFRGEHEDSDSPRTPKSRLGLQERTFTAYLEDSEANLAEAKAAIQGGRKANIRERPSPINKVSRDVQESRRVEHPTRSSDSSRYSRDYFDAQRAFSRSHHASDDVDNSRSATAFSAPLSVLLIPSLKDAIADDSRGSVFKIVSKSLTDMEHVKPGSSEVFVTKLLQQLASSKEGSLKDLQELAARIFVKGKVETPVTSAEAESKRKQPPKELSSNASMSPLARFLLSRWQGHASRDLNS, encoded by the exons GGAGGATGAGATAGAGGACATCCAGAAG GAAATTGCGGTTCTTTCAGAATGTCGATCTCCATATATTACAGAGTATTATTGTTCTTATTTGCGCCAAACTAAACTGTGGATAGTCATGGAGTACATGGCTGGTGGTTCTGTTGCTGATCTG ATTCAGCCTAACCAACCACTGGATGAAGGTTCCATAGCTTGTATAATACGTGATTTACTCCATGCAATTGAGTATCTCCACAATGAGGGAAAAATTCATCGAGATATTAAAG CGGCAAACATTTTGTTGACAGAGAATGGTGATGTTAAG GTAGCAGATTTTGGTGTTTCTGCTCAATTAACTCGGACAATTTCAAGAAGAAAG ACTTTTGTAGGAACACCATTCTGGATGGCTCCAGAAGTAATTCAAAACGCTGAAGGATACAATGAGAAG GCAGATATATGGTCTTTGGGGATAACTGTAATCGAGATGGCAAAAGGAGAACCTCCTCTTGCTGATCTCCATCCTATGAGAGTGCTTTTCATCATTCCCCGAGAAAATCCACCGCAG CTAGATGAGCATTTCTCTCGTCCTATGAAAGAATTTGTCGCTCTGTGTTTGAGGAAGAATCCAGCAGAG AGACCAAGTGCAAAGGAACTTCTTAAGCACCGTTTTATCAAAAATGCTAGAAAGAGCCCAAAGCTTTTGGAAAGAATCAG AGAGCGTCCCAAGTTTCAAATAAATGAAGAGACACAAGATGGTCCAACCCCATCAGCGGAAGCAACTGGAACCATTAAGGTGGTTAGACAGTTGGGAGTAGAAGACACCATTCGAGCAAG TAGTCAGGCCACAAGCCTTCGGAATACTGGATGGGACTTCAGTATTGGTGCATCAGGCAGCACTGGAACTGTTCGAAGTGCGAAACCACCTCAGGTAAGAGAAAGGAAGCCTGAGGTCCCATTAAATCAATCTACCTCCAAGGTATTAGATAGTGGTAACCAGCGCTCTTCTGCTTCTGGAACTATGCTTCATACTTCATCAGAGTTCTCTATGAGGAAAGATGCTAACCATCAAACCAAGCAAGAAAATTATCATGAAGAT GAAGATGTGAGTGGTACAGGAACTGTTGTCGTACGGTCTCCAAGAGCTGTTAAGGTTTCCCCCCTGTCCAGCAGCCAAAGTTCCATG TCTAGCAGCATGTATGTGTCTGCTGAAGATGCTTCCATCAGTGGCACTGTTGTTTTTCGAGGAGAGCATGAAGATTCAGATTCTCCTAGAACTCCAAAGTCCAGGCTGGGGCTTCAAGAGAGAACTTTTACTGCATATCTTGAGGACAGTGAAGCGAACCTTGCAGAG GCCAAGGCAGCAATTCAAGGAGGAAGAAAAGCAAACATTAGGGAAAGGCCTTCTCCGATAAACAAGGTCAGCAGAGATGTGCAAGAGAGCAGAAGAGTGGAACACCCCACAAGAAGCTCTGATTCATCTAG ATATTCTCGTGATTATTTTGATGCGCAAAGAGCATTTTCAAGATCGCACCATGCAAGTGATGATGTGGACAATTCAAGGAGTGCAACAGCTTTTTCTGCCCCCTTATCAGTTCTTCTAATCCCTTCACTTAAAGAT GCAATTGCAGATGATTCAAGAGGATCAGTCTTTAAGATAGTATCCAAGTCTTTAACGGATATGGAGCATGTTAAGCCTGGATCTTCTGAAGTATTTGTCACCAAGTTGCTTCAGCAACTTGCAAG TTCCAAGGAAGGTTCTCTGAAGGACCTGCAGGAGCTAGCAGCCCGGATCTTTGTAAAGGGCAAGGTAGAGACACCGGTTACAAGTGCAGAGGCTGAAAGCAAAAGGAAGCAACCACCCAAGGAGCTTAGTTCAAATGCCAGTATGAGCCCACTTGCAAGGTTCCTACTCTCTAG ATGGCAAGGCCATGCTTCCAGAGATCTTAATTCTTGA
- the LOC105176973 gene encoding 30S ribosomal protein S20, chloroplastic isoform X1, with protein MAAAAMAHNVSCWGLPAKLKTLSLSDTRFTPLSFSSNASTVNLFSRGLVSVRPLQMSPNRLSIVCEAGTKTKADSAAKRARQAEKRRIYNKARKSEIRTRMKKVLEALEVLGKKADAQPEEVLPIEKLIAEAYSVIDKAVKVGTLHRNTGARRKSRLARRKKAVEIYHGWYAPAAAPAESA; from the exons ATGGCTGCTGCTGCAATGGCGCACAACGTGTCCTGTTGGGGGCTGCCGGCGAAGCTCAAGactctttctctctcagaCACTCGTTTCACGCCACTCAGCTTTTCCTCCAATGCTTCCACCGTGAATCTTTTCTCTAGAG GATTAGTCTCGGTGCGCCCACTGCAGATGAGCCCTAATCGGCTTTCGATTGTGTGCGAAGCGGGGACTAAGACGAAGGCGGACTCGGCTGCGAAGAGGGCTCGCCAAGCTGAGAAGAGACGGATTTATAACAAAGCCCGGAAATCTGAAATCAGGACCCGGATGAAGAAG GTTCTGGAAGCGCTGGAAGTTCTTGGAAAGAAGGCAGATGCTCAACCGGAAGAAGTTCTTCCCATTGAAAAGCTAATTGCGGAAGCATATTCAGTCATTGATAAAGCTGTCAAGGTAGGAACACTCCACCGAAATACTGGGGCACGGAGAAAGTCCCGGCTAGCTAGAAGAAAGAAGGCAGTGGAGATTTACCATGGCTGGTATGCACCTGCGGCTGCTCCAGCAGAGTCGGCATAA